The genomic interval TACGCTCTCCAACAGCGGCGGCACGATGTGCAGCAGCGCGTACGCGCTCGCGCTCGACCATATCACCAAGCACCATCCATCCTCGCGTTGGAACAACTATGTCTTTCATTTTTCCGACGGCGATAACTATGCGGACGATAACGCGCGCTGCCTGAGTCTGGTCAAAGATTTACTGCAGGTCAGCACGATGGTGGGCTATGGCGAAGTGAACTATAACGAGTTCTTTGCATACGCCGGGCGCGGCGCGCATAGCACGCCGCAGTGGAGCACGCTCCTCCACGAATTCGGCTCCATCGCGAATTCGCGCTTTATCGCCGTGACGATTGAAAAACGCGATGAGGTCTATCAGGCGTTGCGCGAGTTTCTTCAAGTGCGGGAAAGTTAATCATGTTTGAAGATCGCGTAATCGAGATCGAAAAACTGGCGCGGGATGCGGGGCTGCGTCCTTTCGACACGTACTTTGAAGTGATTCCACTCGACATCATGCACGAGATTGCCGCGTACGGTTTGCCCACGCGCGCGCAACATTGGAGTTACGGCAAAGTTTACAATCACCACAAGATTCACGGCGAGATGGGCTTGTCGAAAATCTACGAGATCGTGCTCAACAACGATCCCTGCTACGCGTTCCTGCTCGAATCGAACGAAGAGATTGACAACCTGCTCGTCGCCGCGCACGTTTTGGCGCACAGCGATTTTTTCCGGAACAATATCTGGTTCGACGGATCGAATCGCAATATGGTGAACGAAGCCGTCGAACACGCGCGGCGCATTGACGAGTACATCAACAAGTACGGTTTGGAGCGCGTCGAGCATGTCATGGATATTGGCTTTGCGCTCGACCGGCACATTGACTCGCACAAAGGGCTGAATCGTAAGCGGTACCCGGCGCGGCAGGTCGTGGAGCGGGAAATTCCGCAAGCCCCGTATGCAGACCTTTTCGGTGAACGGCAATTCGCGGTGACGACCCAGGTCATCGGCGACAAACTCCCGCCGCATCCCGAAAAAGACCTGCTGTGGTTTCTCGCCAACTATGCGCCCATCGAGGCGTGGGAAAAAGATGTGCTGGAGATCATCCGCGAAGAAGCGTATTACTTTTTCCCGCAATTTGAGACCA from Chloroflexota bacterium carries:
- a CDS encoding SpoVR family protein, which produces MFEDRVIEIEKLARDAGLRPFDTYFEVIPLDIMHEIAAYGLPTRAQHWSYGKVYNHHKIHGEMGLSKIYEIVLNNDPCYAFLLESNEEIDNLLVAAHVLAHSDFFRNNIWFDGSNRNMVNEAVEHARRIDEYINKYGLERVEHVMDIGFALDRHIDSHKGLNRKRYPARQVVEREIPQAPYADLFGERQFAVTTQVIGDKLPPHPEKDLLWFLANYAPIEAWEKDVLEIIREEAYYFFPQFETKILNEGWASFWHAEVLNRYQNLTPSETLEFARLHSSVVQPGGRLQLNPYYLGYKILVDIKTRWDAQYAAGESRQDGFAKLFEVRATENDISFLSNYLTKELALKLNLFSYGYADEEDTSNHDIRVKSRAYDDVMRALLAPHYNYGAPKIVVVEAHPSELRLQHEKGSLGDLDARYAEKTMGYIFELWKKPVVLEARQGEHSIKFTFNQSGFSQTK